Proteins from one Drosophila gunungcola strain Sukarami chromosome 3R, Dgunungcola_SK_2, whole genome shotgun sequence genomic window:
- the LOC128266827 gene encoding mitogen-activated protein kinase kinase kinase 15, with amino-acid sequence MDVVCVIDTAVVDHLEDRLCALEEIKQAVQSAGANFQRVQFERLDFGETNVLETFYNADVAVIDLSILTQQRPLSYHYGVRESFGMKENILIYNDVESKQTLSLKLSCANYLFLSYKLNAESNSCHLTSQPNSNKEPAAEARVPTLQWRLKRKLQDVEIQSKAHMREKFLSDMRTARDTYATNGAKLQSILHEMRKRLDDPHVLSGEVVHSFMCSLRDVQDYDAMVRLVNDLKNIPNTRKYVETGNMSFLYAFALNRRNRKGDREKALESSLKALEKKENHFPDMLCLCGRIYKDIFVESDYTDATSLAHAIKWYRQSFEVQPNEYAGINLATLLVIEGKEFTNTEELQHIGMTLNNLIGKKGSLSSLSEYWDVATFFEISVLAKDYAKAIQAAECMFKLKPPNWYLKSTIGNISLIHRFRKKPEERLPPIEEQVFQFWMDFFLEATNTEEVKNSIRFPILILEPQKIYMPSYVTINMDADEKSIQIVNNCLAHAKNACKKLHDFLFVASKIKSVSLYKRDDRCAYLYVHHNSDDFQIYFPSTERRQKFYDMILEMTADQVVFVNLSNDDAQIEYEYDYDEQNRKMVLGKGTYGTVYAARDKQTQVRIAIKEVPEKNSQDVQPLHEEIKLHSQLRHRNIVRYLGSRSEDGFFKIFMEQVPGGSLSDLLETKWGPLKDNESTMAFYSKQILEGLKYLHEQDIVHRDIKGDNVLVNTYSGVVKISDFGTSKRLARINPMTETFTGTLQYMAPEVIDQGVRGYGPAADIWSFGCTNVEMATGKPPFIELGCAQAAMFKVGYYKKHPNIPEELSANAKNFILRCFAISVLDRPSASQLLDDPFLADKPRKMRPALPINTEFGRSISVPADRFVHKTTPPLSYNTTCNTPTTPELDITHTSSVDIDELPSNQFLLERRNSSGFLLSPEIEPSTPSLRTSISETSETDGFYRLKKDSQRRTTLSKVLALDESKICDIWLKKVDADQHSIAIRKSDLEVLIRGLRDYIMNENEKHLEATINELKQKLNNDAVALDHLHLALYSFQDAVVCVLRYHCIKPHWMFALDNLVKRAVQAAVTIFSPELGANLADKDLSGNDDESVHISLMQQGSTDSQEKHQQSLEKVLPSSSTGGGVGLTQVDSGGDALASSVECARILRDIRENQQKLQRQLLEQQRQSMKALHNISQELAHIYMGGRKRLRRTINGFNKKCHRMSPSVGGMSGARPTQAGNPRRQLNKHHFGLHEIDEQLEQWLTQQEIDEFSKTLILNEGFTFEDFIYNMEKLDLMRLGLRVGIEVRLWKLIIQERVCTSSECVDSPPGTYHKPIGGNCSLALIDNNNTLPSPTTTTPGTPGIKTKIKKSESEYDSCSE; translated from the exons ATGGATGTGGTGTGTGTAATCGATACGGCGGTGGTCGACCATCTGGAGGATCGCCTCTGCGCGCTGGAGGAGATCAAGCAGGCGGTGCAGTCGGCGGGCGCCAATTTTCAGCGGGTTCAG TTCGAGCGCCTGGACTTCGGTGAGACGAACGTGCTGGAGACGTTCTACAACGCCGATGTGGCCGTCATCGACCTGAGCATCCTCACGCAGCAGCGCCCGCTGTCCTATCACTACGGCGTCCGGGAGAGCTTCGGCATGAAGGAGAACATTCTCATCTACAACGATGTGGAGTCCAAGCAGACACTCAGTCTCAAG CTCTCGTGTGCCAACTACCTGTTCCTCAGCTACAAACTGAATGCGGAGAGCAATTCCTGCCACCTGACTAGCCAGCCCAACAGCAACAAGGAGCCCGCCGCCGAGGCACGGGTGCCCACTTTGCAGTGGCGCCTCAAGAGGAAGCTGCAGGATGTGGAGATTCAGTCGAA AGCCCACATGCGTGAGAAATTTCTCAGCGACATGCGAACGGCGCGGGACACATACGCCACCAATGGCGCCAAGCTGCAGAGCATCTTGCACGAGATGCGAAAACGGCTGGACGATCCGCATGTCCTCTCCGGCGAGGTGGTGCACAGCTTCATGTGCTCGCTGAGGGATGTGCAGGACTACGATGCCATGGTGCGGCTGGTGAACGACCTGAAGAACATACCTAACACCAGGAAGTACGTGGAGACGGGCAACATGAGTTTCCTGTACGCCTTTGCCCTCAACCGCAGAAATCGCAAAGGAGATCGCGAGAAGGCACTGGAATCCTCGCTAAAGGCGCTGGAGAAGAAGGAGAACCACTTTCCCGACATGCTCTGCCTGTGCGGTCGTATCTACAAAGACATCTTCGTGGAGTCCGACTACACGGACGCCACTAGTTTGGCGCACGCCATCAAGTGGTATCGCCAAAGTTTCGAGGTGCAGCCAAATGAGTACGCGGGCATTAATCTGGCCACCTTGCTGGTCATTGAGGGCAAGGAGTTCACCAATACGGAGGAGCTGCAGCACATTGGAATGACTTTAAACAATTTGATCGGGAAAAAGGGAAGCCTGTCCTCGCTGAGCGAGTACTGGGACGTGGCCACCTTCTTCGAGATCTCCGTTTTGGCTAAGGATTACGCCAAGGCGATTCAGGCTGCAGAGTGCATGTTCAAACTGAAGCCACCCAACTGGTATCTCAAGTCCACCATCGGAAATATCTCACTTATCCACAGGTTTCGCAAGAAGCCCGAAGAACGCCTGCCTCCCATCGAAGAGCAGGTGTTCCAGTTCTGGATGGACTTCTTTTTGGAGGCCACCAACACGGAAGAGGTTAAAAACAGCATACGTTTTCCCATACTG attCTCGAGCCGCAGAAGATTTACATGCCCAGTTATGTGACCATTAATATGGATGCGGACGAAAAGTCTATTCAGATAGTGAACAACTGTCTGGCGCACGCAAAGAATGCCTGCAAGAAGCTCCATGACTTCCTTTTCGTGGCCTCAAAGATCAAGTCCGTTAGCCTGTACAAGCGGGATGATCGCTGTGCCTATCTGTACGTCCATCACAACTCGGATGACTTCCAGATATACTTCCCCTCCACCGAGCGCCGGCAAAAGTTCTACGATATGATCCTGGAGATGACCGCCGACCAGGTGGTCTTTGTTAATCTCAGCAATGATGACGCGCAAATTGAG TACGAGTACGACTACGATGAGCAGAACCGTAAGATGGTGCTGGGCAAAGGCACATATGGAACCGTGTACGCCGCCCGCGACAAGCAGACCCAGGTGCGAATCGCCATTAAGGAGGTGCCGGAGAAAAACTCACAGGACGTACAGCCGCTGCACGAGGAGATCAAGCTGCACTCGCAGTTGCGCCACCGCAATATCGTTCGCTACTTGGGATCACGCTCGGAGGACGGCTTCTTCAAGATCTTCATGGAGCAGGTGCCGGGAGGCTCGCTCTCCGACCTCTTGGAGACCAAATGGGGTCCGCTCAAGGACAACGAGTCCACCATGGCCTTCTACTCCAAGCAGATCCTCGAGGGGCTCAAGTACCTCCACGAGCAGGACATCGTGCATCGCGACATCAAGGGCGACAACGTGCTGGTCAATACCTACAGCGGCGTGGTCAAGATCTCCGACTTTGGCACCTCCAAGCGGCTGGCCCGCATCAATCCCATGACGGAGACCTTCACGGGCACCTTGCAATACATGGCACCGGAGGTCATTGACCAGGGCGTACGCGGCTACGGCCCTGCGGCTGACATCTGGTCTTTTGGCTGCACAAACGTGGAGATGGCCACAGGCAAGCCGCCGTTCATCGAGCTGGGCTGTGCCCAGGCGGCTATGTTCAAGGTGGGCTACTACAAGAAGCACCCAAACATACCGGAAGAACTGTCCGCCAACGCCAAGAACTTTATTTTGCGCTGTTTTGCCATTAGCGTGCTTGACCGACCGTCTGCATCGCAACTGCTCGATGATCCGTTTTTGGCAGA TAAACCACGCAAAATGCGTCCGGCGTTGCCCATCAATACAGAGTTTGGACGAAGCATTTCAGTGCCTGCCGATCGTTTTGTGCACAAAACCACACCGCCGCTGAGCTACAACACAACTTGCAATACGCCGACGACGCCAGAATTGGA CATTACTCACACATCCTCGGTGGACATTGACGAGCTGCCCAGCAACCAGTTTCTCTTGGAGCGACGTAATTCTTCAGGATTTTTGCTGTCGCCGGAAATTGAGCCCTCCACGCCGTCGTTGCGGACGAGCATCAGTGAGACGAGTGAGACTGACGGATTCTATCGACTGAAGAAGGATTCACAGCGGCGAACGACGCTTTCGAAAGTTTTGGCACTGGATGAATCCAAGATCTGCGATATTTGGCTCAAGAAGGTGGATGCCGATCAACACTCGATTGCGATCAGGAAGAGCGACTTGGAGGTGCTGATCCGGGGCCTGCGGGATTACATTATGAACGAGAACGAAAAGCATTTGGAGGCGACAATAAACGAACTGAAGCAAAAGCTGAACAACGACGCTGTGGCTCTGGACCATCTGCATCTGGCCCTGTACTCTTTTCAAGACGCCGTTGTCTGTGTGCTGCGGTATCACTGCATTAAACCGCACTGGATGTTCGCCTTGGACAATCTCGTTAAGCGGGCCGTTCAGGCGGCGGTTACGATTTTCTCGCCTGAATTGGGCGCCAACCTGGCGGACAAGGATCTGTCCGGAAATGATGATGAGAGCGTGCACATAAGTCTCATGCAGCAGGGCTCCACAGACAGCCAGGAGAAGCATCAGCAGAGCCTGGAAAAGGTGCTGCCCTCGAGCAGCACGGGAGGAGGTGTCGGACTAACGCAAGTGGACTCGGGTGGCGATGCACTGGCCAGTTCGGTGGAGTGTGCCCGCATCCTGCGAGACATCCGTGAAAACCAGCAGAAGCTGCAACGTCAACTGCTcgagcagcagcggcagagcatGAAGGCCCTGCACAACATTAGTCAGGAACTGGCCCACATCTACATGGGCGGCAGAAAGAGATTAAG ACGCACCATTAACGGCTTTAACAAAAAGTGCCATAGAATGAGTCCCAGTGTGGGCGGAATGTCTGGAGCCCGTCCGACCCAAGCGGGCAATCCCCGGAGGCAGCTAAACAAGCACCACTTTGGTCTTCACGAAATAGACGAGCAGTTGGAACAGTGGCTGACCCAGCAGGAAATCGACGAGTTCTCAAAGACTCTCATCTTGAATGAGGGCTTTACGTTTGAGGATTTCATCTACAACATGGAGAAGCTGGACCTCATGAGACTGGGCCTGCG CGTTGGCATCGAGGTGCGTTTGTGGAAACTTATAATACAGGAACGGGTCTGCACTTCCTCCGAATGCGTGGACAGTCCGCCCGGCACTTACCACAAACCAATTGGCGGCAATTGCTCTTTGGCCCTGATTGACAACAACAATACGCTACCATcacccacaacaacaacacccgGTACGCCAGGCatcaaaacgaaaataaaaaaaagcgaaagcGAATACGATTCCTGCAGCGAGTGA
- the LOC128251673 gene encoding short-chain specific acyl-CoA dehydrogenase, mitochondrial yields MQSALTRSLNIARRSLNVRQIASLSALSETHQMLQKSCRDFANNELSGNAAKFDREHLYPEKQIRQMGELGVMAVAIPEELGGTGLDYVAYAIAMEEISRGCASAGVIMSVNNSLYLGPLLSFGNDAQKAAYITPFTTGERVGCFALSEPGNGSDAGAASTIATEKGDHFVLNGTKAWITNAFEAEAAIVFATTNKQLKHKGISAFIVPKGTKGFSLGKKEDKLGIRGSSTCQLIFEDCAVPKENMLGAPGSGFKIAMQTLDAGRIGIAGQALGIGQAALELAVDYAQKRQAFGKPIAKLQSIQQKIADMSLAMESARLLTWRAAWLKDNKQPYTKEAAMAKLAASEAATMCSHQCIQILGGMGYVTDMAAERHYRDARITEIYEGTSEIQRLVIAGSILKEYAS; encoded by the exons ATGCAGTCCGCACTCACCCGCTCGTTAAATATTG CCCGTAGATCTTTAAATGTACGACAGATTGCCTCATTGTCGGCCCTTTCGGAGACTCACCAGATGCTGCAGAAGTCCTGCCGGGATTTCGCCAACAATGAGCTGAGTGGAAATGCGGCCAAGTTCGACCGGGAGCACCTGTATCCGGAAAAACAGATCCGACAGATGGGCGAACTTGGCGTAATGGCAGTGGCAATTCCCGAGGAGTTGG GTGGAACCGGCCTTGACTATGTGGCCTACGCTATTGCCATGGAGGAAATCTCTCGGGGATGTGCCTCCGCTGGAGTCATAATGTCGGTGAACAACTCTCTCTATCTGGGACCTCTTCTCTCCTTCGGAAACGATGCCCAGAAGGCGGCCTACATCACTCCCTTTACAACCGGCGAGCGTGTGGGTTGCTTTGCCCTATCTGAACCAGGCAATGGATCCGATGCTGGGGCTGCTTCAACAATAGCCACAGAAAAGGGCGATCACTTTGTCCTAAATGGCACCAAGGCCTGGATCACCAACGCCTTTGAGGCGGAGGCAGCCATCGTGTTTGCCACCACCAACAAGCAGCTGAAGCACAAGGGCATATCCGCCTTCATTGTGCCCAAGGGCACCAAAGGCTTCTCGCTGGGCAAGAAGGAGGACAAGCTGGGCATCCGGGGATCCTCGACCTGCCAGCTGATTTTCGAAGACTGCGCGGTGCCCAAGGAGAACATGCTGGGCGCACCGGGTTCGGGATTCAAGATTGCCATGCAAACATTGGACGCCGGACGGATAGGAATCGCCGGCCAGGCACTGGGTATTGGCCAAGCTGCCCTGGAACTGGCCGTCGACTATGCCCAGAAGCGCCAGGCTTTTGGCAAGCCCATAGCCAAACTGCAGTCCATCCAGCAGAAGATCGCGGATATGTCGCTAGCCATGGAATCGGCACGTCTGCTCACCTGGCGCGCCGCCTGGCTGAAGGACAACAAGCAGCCGTACACCAAGGAGGCCGCAATGGCCAAACTGGCTGCGTCCGAGGCGGCCACCATGTGCTCCCATCAGTGCATCCAGATCCTGGGAGGAATGGGTTATGTGACGGACATGGCGGCCGAGCGTCATTATAGGGACGCCCGCATCACCGAGATCTACGAAGGCACCTCCGAAATCCAACGACTGGTCATCGCGGGGTCTATACTTAAGGAATATGCTAGTTAA